The Desulfohalovibrio reitneri genome contains a region encoding:
- a CDS encoding xanthine dehydrogenase family protein molybdopterin-binding subunit, which translates to MAKNLYFDPVASHPQPGESGKPPAWLESTSVVGERTVRVDAYERVTGTAVYPSDVRLPDMLYGAILGCPHPHAKLTRLDTAEAARTPGVRDLISHKTSGANPKWPWTDQGEADDAPESVTEARLFDTELFFEGEAVCAVAADTPQACWDALRKVKAEYEKLPFVSHPVEALTKGAPKARPDNPDGNRASPPQTYSRGNVERGFSEASAVVERDYLTRCLLHTPLEPHGAAAAWDGDELTIWESTQGVYAVREKVAQVLGLPLSKVRVLGHYVGGGFGSKLETSKYSIMAALLAKRTGRPVKLFLPREQTYLTMGNRPESAMRLKMGADGEGRLTAISFEGTGASGAFPSGGTSLLDWLAKDLYACGNVETRLNDVLINAQPARPFRAPGYPQCSWAVEQAVDELARKLDMDPVELRLKNIPDRSQGREGQPPYTTTGLAECLRRGAEAFDWAEARKRTREQDRSGRYLRGVGAGACNWFLGNGFPPSTVIVSLNADGTVVVNAGASDIGTGSKTVFAVVAAEEMGVTPESVRVENADTGTTHYSRPSGGSKTLPTDGSATRLACVDLKRKLLDWAAEDLDAPRSGLLFRGANIQTYDETKKIAVTDLSHLKSHQTAIGIGHKSPGPDGKVVVPFGAQFCEVEVDRETGEVRLTRFVASHDSGRVIDRLTYDNQVGGGIVMGIGLGMLEERVLDGPTGKLCTRNWHDYKLPTIMDAPPEILSEPIEMPDPEANAIGGKGLGEPVTVPTAAVIANAVFDACGVRLTESPVNAPALVAALAGRKEAA; encoded by the coding sequence ATGGCCAAAAACCTCTATTTCGATCCCGTTGCCTCCCACCCCCAGCCCGGCGAGTCGGGCAAGCCCCCGGCCTGGCTGGAATCCACCAGCGTCGTGGGGGAGCGCACCGTGCGCGTGGACGCCTACGAGCGCGTCACGGGCACGGCGGTCTACCCTTCCGACGTGCGGCTGCCGGACATGCTCTACGGCGCCATCCTGGGCTGCCCCCACCCCCACGCCAAGCTCACCCGGCTGGACACGGCCGAGGCGGCCAGGACACCCGGCGTGCGCGACCTCATCAGCCACAAGACGTCCGGGGCCAACCCCAAATGGCCCTGGACCGACCAGGGCGAGGCGGACGACGCGCCCGAAAGCGTCACCGAGGCCCGCCTCTTCGACACCGAGCTGTTCTTCGAGGGCGAGGCGGTCTGCGCCGTGGCCGCGGACACCCCCCAGGCCTGCTGGGACGCCCTGCGCAAGGTGAAGGCGGAGTACGAGAAGCTGCCCTTCGTCTCCCACCCGGTCGAAGCCCTGACCAAGGGCGCGCCCAAGGCGCGGCCGGACAACCCGGACGGCAACCGCGCCTCCCCGCCCCAGACCTATTCCCGGGGCAACGTGGAGCGGGGCTTTTCCGAAGCCTCCGCCGTGGTGGAGCGCGACTACCTGACCCGCTGCCTGCTGCACACCCCGCTTGAGCCCCACGGAGCGGCTGCGGCCTGGGACGGCGACGAGTTGACCATATGGGAGTCCACCCAAGGGGTCTACGCCGTGCGCGAGAAGGTGGCCCAGGTGCTGGGCCTGCCCCTGTCCAAGGTACGGGTCCTCGGCCACTATGTCGGCGGCGGCTTCGGCTCCAAGCTGGAGACCAGCAAATATTCCATCATGGCCGCCCTGCTGGCCAAGCGCACCGGCCGCCCGGTGAAACTCTTCCTGCCGCGCGAGCAGACCTACCTGACCATGGGCAACCGGCCCGAGTCGGCCATGCGGCTGAAGATGGGCGCGGACGGGGAAGGCAGGCTGACCGCTATCTCCTTCGAGGGCACAGGCGCCTCCGGCGCCTTTCCCTCCGGCGGAACCAGCCTGCTGGACTGGCTGGCCAAGGACCTCTACGCCTGCGGCAACGTGGAGACCAGGCTCAACGACGTGCTCATCAACGCCCAGCCCGCCCGTCCCTTCCGCGCGCCGGGCTACCCGCAGTGTTCCTGGGCCGTGGAGCAGGCCGTGGACGAGCTGGCCCGCAAGCTGGACATGGACCCGGTGGAGTTGCGGCTGAAGAACATCCCGGACCGCTCCCAGGGCCGCGAAGGCCAGCCCCCCTACACCACCACCGGTTTGGCCGAGTGTTTGCGGCGCGGCGCGGAGGCCTTCGACTGGGCCGAAGCCAGAAAGCGCACCCGGGAACAGGACCGTTCCGGGCGGTACCTGCGGGGGGTGGGCGCGGGCGCCTGCAACTGGTTCCTGGGCAACGGATTCCCGCCCTCCACGGTCATTGTCAGCCTCAACGCCGACGGCACGGTGGTAGTCAACGCCGGGGCCTCGGACATCGGCACCGGCTCCAAGACGGTATTCGCCGTGGTGGCGGCCGAGGAGATGGGAGTGACCCCGGAATCCGTTCGGGTGGAGAACGCCGACACCGGCACCACCCACTACTCCCGCCCCTCCGGCGGCTCCAAGACCCTGCCCACGGACGGCTCGGCCACCCGGCTGGCCTGCGTGGACCTCAAGCGCAAACTGCTGGACTGGGCGGCCGAGGACCTGGACGCGCCCCGCTCCGGCCTGCTCTTCCGGGGGGCGAACATCCAGACCTATGACGAGACCAAGAAGATCGCCGTCACCGACCTCTCCCACCTCAAGAGCCACCAGACCGCCATCGGCATCGGCCACAAGAGCCCCGGGCCGGACGGCAAGGTGGTGGTGCCCTTCGGGGCGCAGTTCTGCGAGGTGGAGGTGGACCGGGAGACCGGCGAGGTGCGGCTCACGCGCTTTGTGGCCTCCCACGACTCCGGCCGGGTCATCGACCGGCTGACCTACGACAACCAGGTGGGCGGCGGCATCGTCATGGGCATCGGCCTGGGCATGCTGGAGGAGCGGGTGCTGGACGGCCCCACCGGCAAGCTCTGCACCCGCAACTGGCACGACTACAAACTGCCCACCATCATGGACGCCCCGCCGGAGATCCTCTCCGAGCCCATCGAGATGCCCGACCCCGAGGCCAACGCCATCGGCGGCAAGGGGCTGGGCGAACCCGTCACCGTGCCCACGGCCGCGGTCATCGCCAACGCGGTGTTCGACGCCTGCGGCGTGCGGCTGACCGAAAGCCCCGTCAACGCACCGGCCCTGGTGGCCGCCCTGGCCGGGCGGAAGGAGGCGGCATGA
- a CDS encoding (2Fe-2S)-binding protein, whose translation MRKKSTRSGGLSRRRFIQTMSASAACLAVAGPAARAGAETGRKAREDSLVDCGLDINGRRYELLVEPRWTLLHVLREELGLTGSKEGCHRGECGACTVLMDDLPRYACLTLAVEAQGHRIETIEGLKKGEDMGPTQEAFAREDAFQCGYCTPGQVVAAEGLLRENSEPDLEAVRLGMSGNLCRCGAYANIQNAVHTAVRLKKGG comes from the coding sequence ATGCGCAAAAAGTCCACACGCTCCGGCGGCCTCTCCCGCCGCCGCTTCATACAGACCATGAGCGCCTCGGCCGCCTGCCTGGCCGTGGCCGGACCGGCCGCCCGCGCCGGGGCCGAAACCGGGAGGAAAGCCAGAGAGGACAGCCTTGTGGACTGCGGCCTGGACATCAACGGCCGCCGCTACGAACTCCTGGTGGAGCCGCGCTGGACGCTTCTGCACGTGCTGCGCGAGGAACTGGGCCTGACCGGCTCCAAGGAGGGCTGCCACCGGGGCGAATGCGGGGCCTGCACCGTGCTCATGGACGACCTGCCCCGCTACGCCTGCCTGACCCTGGCCGTGGAGGCGCAGGGCCACCGCATCGAAACCATCGAGGGGCTGAAGAAGGGCGAGGACATGGGGCCGACCCAGGAGGCCTTCGCCCGCGAGGACGCCTTCCAGTGCGGCTACTGCACGCCTGGTCAAGTGGTGGCGGCCGAGGGCCTGCTGCGGGAAAACTCCGAGCCCGACCTCGAGGCCGTGCGGCTGGGCATGAGCGGCAACCTCTGCCGCTGCGGCGCGTACGCTAACATTCAAAACGCCGTACACACCGCGGTCCGCCTGAAGAAAGGAGGCTAG
- a CDS encoding AMIN domain-containing protein has product MASSRLVTTCLNVAAGALILLAASLLANSAIDPSVASNGQEATPVPRPAKRVVAPGDVMHSLHAQVDPSEYTILRKVREPGEPPFEPAPNATAPQAPAEPETPGVPGPEAPRVPGKAETAPAPEAAPGPQAKPAPEPEPSAKKVGEAPRAKPAAPTDEAETPSGAEEPERPAEAAAPGEQAAEPQPGPEEQAAKPESEPGPKEATVRVQSREGKVAVLIGLAGGATDFSTFFLEQPYRMVVDVPGKWRPRGPSEVKVGEMGLRSVRIGRHAEHLRVVFDIDKSAGTKSETVRTAKGIVVVFSK; this is encoded by the coding sequence ATGGCATCATCGCGACTCGTCACCACCTGCCTCAACGTTGCCGCCGGCGCGCTCATCCTTCTGGCCGCCAGCCTGTTGGCCAACTCGGCCATCGACCCTTCCGTGGCCTCCAACGGCCAGGAGGCCACACCCGTGCCCCGGCCCGCCAAGCGGGTCGTCGCGCCGGGCGACGTGATGCATTCCCTGCACGCCCAGGTGGACCCGTCGGAGTACACCATCCTGCGCAAGGTGCGCGAGCCGGGCGAACCGCCCTTCGAGCCCGCTCCCAACGCCACCGCGCCCCAGGCCCCGGCCGAGCCGGAAACGCCGGGCGTGCCCGGCCCTGAAGCACCGCGGGTTCCGGGCAAGGCTGAGACCGCTCCGGCCCCGGAGGCCGCGCCCGGGCCCCAGGCCAAGCCCGCGCCCGAGCCGGAGCCGTCCGCCAAAAAGGTCGGGGAAGCCCCGAGAGCGAAACCTGCCGCTCCGACGGACGAGGCGGAGACCCCGTCCGGCGCGGAGGAGCCGGAGCGGCCCGCCGAGGCCGCGGCCCCAGGGGAGCAGGCCGCCGAGCCCCAGCCCGGACCGGAAGAACAGGCGGCCAAGCCCGAATCCGAGCCGGGCCCGAAAGAGGCCACCGTGCGGGTCCAGTCCCGTGAGGGCAAGGTGGCCGTGCTCATCGGGCTGGCCGGAGGCGCCACGGACTTCTCCACCTTTTTCCTGGAACAGCCCTACCGCATGGTCGTGGACGTGCCCGGCAAATGGCGGCCCAGGGGGCCATCCGAGGTGAAGGTGGGCGAGATGGGACTGCGGAGCGTGCGCATCGGCCGCCACGCAGAGCATCTGCGTGTGGTCTTCGACATCGACAAGAGCGCCGGAACCAAGAGCGAAACGGTGCGGACGGCCAAGGGCATCGTGGTCGTCTTTTCTAAATAG
- a CDS encoding ABC transporter ATP-binding protein: MTRLLELDGLGFAHPGRPPLFSGLDLVLERGDFTLIKGPSGSGKSTFLRLLCRLEDPAEGTIRFQGAPIQGMEPARLRREMAFIQQTPTVVEGSVRDNLLLPFSFAANSRAERPSDRVLNEWLARFRLEGVGLGDRAATLSVGQKQRVCIIRALLLGPAAVLMDEPTSALDPESTAIVHDEAEWLARERGVTVLLASHGDYLPSLETHRVLHIEGGRAEVS, encoded by the coding sequence ATGACACGGTTGCTGGAACTCGACGGTCTTGGCTTCGCCCATCCTGGCAGGCCCCCGCTTTTCTCCGGCCTCGACCTCGTCCTGGAACGGGGCGACTTCACGCTCATCAAGGGACCGTCCGGCTCGGGCAAATCCACCTTCCTGCGCCTGCTCTGCCGGCTGGAGGACCCCGCGGAAGGGACCATCCGCTTCCAGGGCGCGCCCATCCAGGGTATGGAACCAGCCAGGCTGCGCAGGGAGATGGCCTTCATTCAGCAGACGCCGACGGTGGTGGAGGGAAGCGTGCGGGACAATCTGCTGCTGCCCTTTTCCTTCGCGGCCAACTCCCGGGCCGAGCGGCCCTCCGACCGGGTGCTCAACGAATGGCTGGCCCGCTTCCGCCTGGAGGGGGTCGGCCTCGGCGACCGGGCCGCCACCCTGTCCGTGGGGCAGAAGCAGCGCGTATGCATCATCCGCGCCCTGCTGCTCGGCCCGGCGGCCGTGCTCATGGACGAACCCACCTCCGCCCTGGACCCCGAGTCCACGGCCATCGTGCATGACGAGGCGGAGTGGCTGGCCCGCGAACGCGGCGTGACCGTGCTGCTGGCCAGCCACGGCGACTACCTTCCCTCCCTGGAAACCCACCGCGTCCTGCACATCGAGGGCGGCCGGGCGGAGGTCTCGTGA
- a CDS encoding glycoside hydrolase family 15 protein — protein sequence MYKPISHYGAVGDLRTVALIASGSVDWLCLPDLDSPSVFAALLDADSGGCFAVRPEGPFDAQARYLEDTNVLETHFRCRTGRAVLTDFMPLREGGPDHPDGGGRAPGPVLWRKFEVLRGEMEVLCRFAPRFDYARDDVRIEEVERGVLARGQSSGLACGLYTRREMVGVGPDEAEGRWRLASGEEVWLALGWGEERVSRRPEDGEAALEETARFWSGWLETGETGREVDFGSFAPMVRRSALALKMLFRHPDGSIAAAATTSLPEVIGGGRNWDYRYTWVRDTSFTLRTLFNLGHVVETEAFLRWIEKRIRRQGGGGAESMQIMYGLRGEADLPERELDHLDGYKGSRPVRVGNEAAGQLQLDIYGELLDAAMLLSDYVGKIDEDLWPFLRSLCDHVTSAWKRPDYGLWEVRGGPRHFVHSKVMCWVALDRGLAIAERYGFPHDRAAWERALWDIKFEVLDKGYDPDKGAFRMHYGTGALDAASLLIPLVGFLPFSDERVRSNIEAVRRELASDGFVYRYRAGDGLEGEEGAFLLCSCWLADCLVELGDLEKARHVLNQVAQAANPLGLFSEEYCLTFREQLGNFPQAFTHLGFVDSTRRLRLAETRRKTAAPEREPEERAEAGEDIVSWLLAPKAVLNRADSPPGERCDPLELARELRRTMNLLRGAFFEAEGMRVAYERMPGSQPYQRLQDLSRRLRGLDPADLRSRDERRAFWINLYNVLVIHGVVALGVRDTVREARNFFRRVRYQVGGMEFSPDHIEHGVLRANRRPPRGPRAVFSDADPRLEQCVGEVDPRIHFALVCASRSCPPVEAYEPDSLDKQLDAAARAFAGGGGVVVDPGRGEASLSRVFLWYRRDFGENEADVLRFMAPYVADGEEADFLRDHADDCAVRYQEYDWRLNR from the coding sequence ATGTACAAACCAATCAGCCATTACGGCGCGGTGGGCGACCTGCGCACCGTGGCCCTCATCGCCTCGGGCTCCGTGGACTGGCTCTGCCTGCCGGACCTGGATTCCCCTTCCGTGTTCGCCGCCCTGCTGGACGCCGACTCGGGCGGCTGCTTCGCTGTTCGCCCCGAAGGCCCCTTCGACGCCCAGGCCCGCTACCTGGAGGACACCAACGTTTTGGAGACGCACTTCCGCTGCCGCACGGGCCGGGCCGTGCTCACCGATTTCATGCCCCTGCGGGAGGGCGGGCCGGACCACCCCGACGGCGGGGGGCGCGCTCCCGGCCCCGTCCTGTGGCGGAAGTTCGAGGTGCTGCGCGGGGAGATGGAGGTGCTCTGCCGCTTCGCCCCCCGCTTCGACTACGCCCGGGACGACGTGCGCATCGAGGAGGTGGAGCGGGGCGTGTTGGCGCGGGGGCAGTCTTCCGGGCTGGCCTGCGGGCTGTACACCCGGCGCGAGATGGTCGGGGTGGGGCCGGACGAGGCCGAGGGCCGCTGGCGGCTGGCCTCCGGCGAGGAGGTTTGGCTTGCCCTGGGCTGGGGGGAGGAGCGCGTTTCCCGCCGCCCGGAGGACGGCGAGGCCGCCCTGGAGGAAACCGCGCGCTTCTGGAGCGGCTGGCTGGAGACCGGCGAAACCGGGCGGGAGGTGGACTTCGGCAGTTTCGCCCCCATGGTCCGTCGTTCCGCCCTGGCCCTGAAAATGCTCTTCCGCCACCCGGACGGCTCCATCGCGGCCGCAGCCACCACCTCCCTGCCCGAGGTCATTGGCGGGGGGCGCAACTGGGACTACCGCTACACCTGGGTGCGGGACACCTCCTTCACCCTGCGCACCCTGTTCAACCTGGGCCACGTGGTTGAAACCGAGGCCTTCCTGCGCTGGATCGAGAAGCGCATCCGGCGGCAGGGCGGCGGCGGCGCGGAGTCCATGCAGATCATGTACGGCCTGCGGGGCGAGGCGGACCTGCCGGAGCGGGAGCTGGACCACCTGGACGGCTACAAGGGGTCGCGCCCGGTGCGGGTGGGCAACGAGGCGGCCGGGCAGTTGCAACTGGACATCTACGGCGAGCTGCTGGACGCGGCCATGCTGCTGTCCGATTACGTGGGCAAGATCGACGAGGACCTGTGGCCCTTCCTGCGCTCCCTCTGCGACCACGTGACATCCGCCTGGAAACGACCGGACTACGGCCTGTGGGAGGTGCGTGGCGGGCCGCGTCACTTCGTCCACTCCAAGGTCATGTGCTGGGTGGCCCTGGACCGGGGGCTGGCCATCGCCGAGCGCTACGGCTTCCCCCACGACCGGGCCGCCTGGGAGCGCGCCCTGTGGGACATCAAGTTCGAGGTGCTGGACAAGGGATACGACCCGGACAAGGGCGCTTTCCGCATGCACTACGGCACCGGCGCCCTGGACGCGGCCAGCCTGCTCATTCCGCTGGTGGGCTTCCTGCCCTTCTCCGACGAGCGGGTGCGCTCGAACATCGAAGCGGTGCGGCGGGAGTTGGCCTCAGACGGCTTCGTCTACCGCTACCGCGCCGGGGACGGGCTGGAGGGCGAGGAGGGGGCCTTCCTGCTCTGCTCCTGCTGGCTGGCTGACTGCCTGGTGGAGCTGGGCGATTTGGAGAAGGCGCGCCATGTGCTGAACCAGGTGGCCCAGGCGGCCAATCCCCTGGGGCTGTTCTCCGAGGAGTACTGCCTGACCTTCCGCGAGCAACTGGGCAACTTCCCCCAGGCCTTTACCCACCTGGGCTTCGTGGACTCCACCCGCCGCCTGCGCCTGGCCGAAACCCGGCGCAAGACGGCCGCACCGGAGCGGGAGCCGGAGGAGCGTGCGGAAGCTGGCGAGGACATCGTCTCCTGGCTGTTGGCCCCAAAGGCCGTGCTCAACAGGGCGGACAGCCCGCCGGGGGAGCGGTGCGACCCTCTGGAGCTGGCCAGGGAGTTGCGGCGGACCATGAACCTGCTGCGCGGGGCCTTCTTCGAGGCCGAGGGCATGCGTGTGGCCTACGAGCGCATGCCCGGCAGCCAGCCTTATCAGCGATTGCAGGACCTTTCGCGGCGGCTGCGCGGCCTGGACCCGGCCGATCTGCGAAGCCGGGACGAGCGGCGCGCCTTCTGGATAAATCTCTACAACGTGCTGGTCATCCACGGGGTTGTGGCCCTGGGGGTGCGCGACACGGTGCGCGAAGCGCGCAACTTCTTCCGCCGGGTGCGCTATCAGGTGGGCGGCATGGAGTTTTCCCCGGACCACATCGAGCACGGCGTGCTGCGGGCCAACCGCCGCCCGCCGCGCGGTCCGCGCGCGGTCTTTTCCGACGCCGACCCCCGCCTGGAACAGTGCGTGGGCGAGGTGGACCCGCGAATCCACTTCGCCCTGGTCTGCGCCTCCCGCTCCTGCCCGCCGGTGGAGGCCTACGAGCCGGATAGCCTGGACAAGCAGCTCGACGCGGCCGCCCGCGCCTTCGCCGGGGGCGGCGGCGTGGTGGTGGACCCCGGGCGGGGCGAGGCCTCGCTGTCGCGCGTCTTTTTGTGGTACAGGCGGGACTTCGGGGAAAACGAGGCCGATGTCCTGCGCTTCATGGCCCCGTACGTGGCCGACGGGGAGGAGGCGGACTTCCTGCGCGACCACGCCGATGACTGCGCCGTGCGCTACCAGGAGTACGACTGGCGGCTAAACCGCTGA
- a CDS encoding ABC transporter permease, with protein MSGPLYGIGPWQLALGLVFVLAAGLASLAHQLRLGRELAVGTVRTFAQLFLMGYVLRLVFDADMLILSLGVFLVMVATATHIVSGRARQPKVGVRLPVFATMLTSYFLVALLVTSVIVGAKPWWRPEYFIPLSGMVVGNSMTALSLALERLFADLRAKRAEVEMRLCLGADYREASQPIVRDALRAGMIPSINSMMGVGLVFIPGMMTGQILAGADPLAAIRYQIVVMLMLVGSTALGSLLVVLWARRRCFGEAQRPLV; from the coding sequence GTGAGCGGCCCGCTGTACGGCATCGGTCCCTGGCAGCTGGCCCTGGGCCTGGTCTTCGTGCTGGCCGCTGGGCTGGCCTCCCTGGCGCACCAGCTGCGGCTGGGGCGCGAGCTGGCGGTGGGCACGGTCCGCACCTTCGCCCAGCTTTTCCTCATGGGCTATGTCCTGCGCCTCGTATTCGACGCGGACATGCTCATCCTCTCCCTGGGCGTCTTTCTGGTCATGGTGGCCACGGCCACGCACATCGTCTCCGGCCGGGCGCGCCAGCCCAAGGTGGGGGTGCGGCTGCCGGTCTTCGCCACCATGCTCACCAGCTACTTCCTGGTGGCCCTTCTGGTCACTTCTGTCATCGTGGGGGCCAAGCCGTGGTGGCGACCGGAATACTTCATCCCCCTCTCGGGCATGGTGGTGGGCAACTCCATGACCGCCCTCTCCCTGGCCCTGGAACGGCTCTTCGCCGACCTGCGCGCCAAGCGGGCCGAGGTGGAGATGCGGCTCTGCCTTGGCGCGGACTATCGCGAGGCCAGCCAGCCCATCGTGCGCGACGCCCTGCGGGCGGGCATGATCCCCTCCATCAACTCCATGATGGGCGTGGGGCTGGTATTCATCCCCGGCATGATGACCGGCCAGATCCTGGCCGGGGCCGACCCCCTGGCGGCCATCCGCTACCAGATCGTGGTCATGCTCATGCTGGTGGGCTCCACCGCCCTGGGCTCGCTGCTGGTGGTGCTGTGGGCCAGGCGGCGATGCTTCGGGGAGGCGCAACGGCCCCTGGTCTGA
- a CDS encoding ferredoxin reductase family protein translates to MSQDVSRPLLSGPRRALWAALALLFPLAVVLAPPVAEFLEHPAPAFSPKWFEAVGKGLALAGVGLFFVQYAIGAKLPLLDRAFSLNGTFLAHRWVALAAACMLSLHPLLLFAPKEREVGAIDLAAQWPLLLGALTLLSLWTAVAVALKRKFLGLPFQRWWGLHKIGVVALAVLAGTHAAFVHGHLHLGWPQAVLAGGLLIYLGSALARRGREYQVAAVEKAARDAFEVVLRPARGAAAPYAPGQFGLVTFLSENLPREEHPWTLASTPTRGEELRMCIRCSGDFTSAIGRLRPGDRALVKGPYGRFSYLRHGEEDGELVLVAGGVGVTPILSMLRHLADRGDQRPVTLIWSNRTEEDIILPRGMQELRERLSGLTIHYVLTRQPEYSGYSGRLDEAKYAAILKGVDRRAEVFVCGPPSLMADARRQLCRVGFSAGRIHTEEFAL, encoded by the coding sequence ATGAGCCAAGACGTTTCCCGCCCCCTGCTGTCCGGGCCGCGCCGCGCCCTGTGGGCCGCATTGGCGCTGCTCTTTCCCCTGGCCGTGGTTCTGGCCCCGCCCGTGGCCGAGTTTCTGGAGCACCCCGCCCCGGCCTTCTCCCCGAAGTGGTTCGAGGCCGTGGGCAAGGGGCTGGCCCTGGCGGGCGTGGGGCTGTTCTTCGTCCAGTACGCCATAGGAGCCAAGCTGCCTCTGCTGGACCGCGCCTTTTCCCTCAACGGCACCTTTCTGGCCCACCGCTGGGTTGCCCTGGCCGCCGCCTGCATGCTCTCCCTGCACCCGCTGCTGCTCTTCGCCCCCAAGGAGCGCGAGGTGGGGGCCATCGATCTGGCCGCCCAGTGGCCGCTGCTGCTGGGCGCGCTGACCCTTTTGAGCCTGTGGACGGCCGTGGCCGTGGCCCTGAAGCGGAAGTTCCTGGGCCTGCCCTTCCAGCGCTGGTGGGGCCTGCACAAGATCGGTGTGGTGGCCCTGGCCGTGCTGGCCGGAACGCACGCCGCCTTTGTGCATGGCCACCTCCACCTGGGCTGGCCCCAAGCGGTGCTGGCGGGCGGGCTGCTCATCTACCTGGGCTCCGCCCTGGCCCGGCGCGGGCGGGAGTACCAGGTGGCCGCCGTGGAAAAGGCCGCCCGCGACGCCTTCGAGGTGGTGCTGCGCCCCGCGCGGGGGGCGGCCGCCCCCTACGCCCCGGGGCAGTTCGGGCTGGTGACCTTCCTCTCGGAGAACCTGCCCCGCGAGGAGCACCCCTGGACCCTAGCCTCCACCCCCACGCGGGGAGAGGAACTGCGCATGTGCATCCGCTGCTCCGGCGACTTCACCAGCGCCATCGGGAGGCTGCGCCCCGGCGACCGCGCCCTGGTCAAGGGGCCGTACGGCCGCTTCTCCTATCTGCGCCACGGGGAGGAGGACGGGGAACTGGTCCTGGTAGCGGGCGGCGTGGGCGTCACCCCCATCCTGTCCATGCTGCGCCATCTGGCCGACCGGGGCGACCAGCGGCCCGTGACCCTCATCTGGTCCAACCGCACCGAGGAGGACATCATCCTGCCGCGCGGGATGCAGGAATTGCGGGAGCGACTGTCCGGCCTGACCATCCATTACGTGCTCACCCGCCAGCCGGAGTACTCCGGCTATTCCGGGCGGCTGGACGAGGCCAAGTACGCGGCCATTCTCAAGGGGGTGGACCGGCGGGCGGAGGTGTTCGTCTGCGGGCCGCCCAGCCTCATGGCCGACGCCCGCCGGCAGCTTTGCCGGGTGGGCTTCTCCGCCGGGCGCATCCACACCGAGGAGTTCGCGCTCTGA